A window of Longispora fulva contains these coding sequences:
- a CDS encoding HEXXH motif domain-containing protein, giving the protein MIARHRISPEALAALPSGGNPGNVIGTLRDVAHSDNRLLFRFLATSEQGVSPTAVELLVEADRVEPDVVGHLLAQPWTGAWLTGCARHLREKTPMSAEVHADLAHLGALAAVAATRAGLDADVETSVRGGLVAFPDLGAAAVNAPEFSPARITVRGEAVTVTTVDDKLTLPRDLDEETGRWYPLRRLRADCDGRRLTVVLDDLDPFRSCHGHAVSGRIRPAEFARWQAMFQEAWQLLVRHVPWRADEVAAGVSSIVSLTRYADGPMLSATSRDAFGGLGVTHPDDAVALASALVHELQHSKLYSLLRIVPLYETAGSELYFSPWRRDPRPLKGLFQGAFAFLGVADVLGQLRSKPGVGDAVIQEFADVGEQLADAMDTLDGCGLLTAVGAELVARMRSALGRLVDPPLPADVVRRAREALRANRDRWRRVNPEVPPWLR; this is encoded by the coding sequence GTGATCGCCCGGCACCGGATCTCGCCCGAGGCGCTGGCGGCCCTGCCGTCGGGCGGCAACCCCGGCAACGTCATCGGCACCCTCCGGGACGTCGCCCACAGCGACAACCGGCTCCTGTTCCGCTTCCTCGCCACCTCCGAACAGGGGGTGTCGCCGACGGCGGTCGAGCTCCTGGTCGAGGCCGACCGGGTCGAGCCGGACGTCGTGGGACACCTGCTCGCCCAGCCCTGGACCGGGGCGTGGCTGACCGGGTGCGCCCGGCACCTGCGGGAGAAGACGCCGATGTCCGCCGAAGTGCACGCGGACCTGGCCCACCTCGGAGCACTGGCCGCCGTCGCCGCGACCCGCGCCGGTCTCGATGCCGACGTGGAGACCAGCGTGCGCGGCGGACTCGTGGCGTTCCCGGACCTCGGGGCGGCGGCCGTCAACGCGCCGGAGTTCAGCCCGGCCCGGATCACGGTGCGCGGCGAGGCGGTCACCGTGACCACGGTCGACGACAAGCTGACCCTGCCCCGGGACCTGGACGAGGAGACCGGGCGGTGGTATCCGCTGCGCCGGCTGCGCGCGGACTGCGACGGCCGGCGGCTGACCGTGGTCCTCGACGACCTGGACCCGTTCCGGTCCTGTCACGGCCATGCGGTGTCGGGCCGGATCAGGCCGGCGGAGTTCGCCCGGTGGCAGGCGATGTTCCAGGAGGCCTGGCAACTTCTCGTCCGGCACGTGCCGTGGCGCGCCGACGAGGTGGCCGCGGGAGTGTCGTCGATCGTGTCGCTGACCCGGTACGCGGACGGACCGATGCTCAGCGCCACCAGCCGCGACGCGTTCGGAGGACTCGGGGTCACCCACCCCGACGACGCGGTTGCTCTCGCCTCGGCCCTCGTCCATGAGTTGCAACACTCGAAGCTCTACAGCCTGCTCCGGATTGTTCCGCTGTACGAGACGGCAGGTTCCGAGCTCTACTTCTCCCCGTGGCGCCGCGACCCGCGACCCCTCAAGGGGCTGTTCCAGGGGGCGTTCGCGTTCCTCGGCGTCGCCGACGTGTTGGGCCAGCTCCGGTCGAAACCTGGTGTGGGCGATGCGGTGATCCAGGAGTTCGCCGATGTCGGAGAACAACTCGCCGACGCGATGGACACCCTGGACGGCTGCGGGCTGCTGACGGCGGTGGGTGCTGAGCTCGTGGCCCGGATGCGCTCCGCACTCGGCAGGCTCGTCGATCCGCCCCTGCCGGCGGACGTCGTCCGGCGGGCGCGGGAGGCGTTGCGTGCCAACCGGGACCGCTGGCGGCGCGTGAATCCAGAGGTGCCGCCGTGGCTCCGGTGA
- the fxsT gene encoding FxSxx-COOH system tetratricopeptide repeat protein, with protein sequence MKISNELKKRLAETLFKIKDLHDSEVRQFHIDYLQSSLERPLTIRSHASPRWAIRFLLEACCEDRETLDALLAIVKELNPEHSAVAEIDALIEELDPLVLTPDERHALAPLIAAVELTLLRDTFHDRIGTPPTGKPVDWHDTVTVIKRAEASVASRGGLSPLLAWIDRLAHGANNSHLADDLHRWIVQTALAGGLESVALKRLCATLSLHFGEPPPGMILSESQYFGTILDNTINVEVESAAPPLGDEVNRTTVITSTQTVESPDPIRGGVPSRNLDFTGRDTMIAELRQQLVTYSKAAVVPQALFGMGGVGKTQIATEYVYQHAESYDLVWWISAEQSSMIRASLAMLGERLALQPNEDMHLTAKAVLDALATSPRRWLLVYDNADEHADIRELLPSAGGHVIITSRNREWADVYKGIEVTVFDRTESIELVGKRSTGITQDEADLLAERLGDLPLALAQAAGWLRNTGMPVGRYVELLEARLDELMREKSSDYPTTMSAILSVALEKLRAGSVPAAGQLLELFAYLSPDPISADSLRAGRGAHVTEPLASALNDEIEMGRAIRELGHHSLARVDPNRQRLQVHRLVQMVLRTELRGDRQEAALANVRRILAAANPGYPEKNRTWEAHAEIGPNIQPADLIGAPWKDARQVVLDQMRYLYITGDYRASRELAERATQRWSAPESEGGLGNDHIQTLLANRHLANALRELGFHERAGQILEDTFDRLRRSPEYGEDHEHTVSVGLGVGAILRIEGDFHTALERDEENLRRARRVYRDENNEYVLSAKTNVSAAKHALGDFKGAHEMDVEVVRLKQETMGRNDSSTLWSVSKLARDLYRLGQYEEALKLQSEALPKHRAALGPNHNHVLIANRTVVICLRKTGRYDEAASKARELHHAYHAHFGPDNQNTLAATMSYANVLRSVSQFGRALTMAREAVDAYARTFHPRHPLTLMAAVNLGIILRATGDRRAVRQRDAMTYDVMLEALGSDNPFTLCAANSVANNLANDHKLDAARELSTTTLEASIRVRGRVHPYTLACQVNAALDMQATGDTAAGERLHSDAVAKLAELLGPDHPDTVQARQEQRVECDIEAPSI encoded by the coding sequence GTGAAGATCTCCAACGAGTTGAAGAAAAGGCTGGCCGAAACCCTCTTCAAAATCAAGGACCTTCACGATTCAGAGGTACGACAGTTCCACATCGACTATCTCCAGTCGAGTCTCGAACGCCCTCTGACCATCAGGTCGCACGCCTCCCCGCGGTGGGCCATCCGATTCCTGCTCGAGGCGTGTTGCGAGGATCGCGAGACCCTCGACGCCCTGCTCGCGATCGTCAAGGAACTCAACCCGGAACACTCCGCCGTCGCCGAGATCGACGCGTTGATCGAGGAATTGGACCCGCTGGTCCTGACTCCGGACGAACGGCACGCGCTGGCTCCCCTGATCGCCGCGGTCGAGTTGACGCTGCTGCGCGACACGTTCCACGACCGGATCGGAACCCCACCCACGGGAAAGCCCGTCGACTGGCACGACACGGTGACCGTCATCAAACGGGCAGAGGCCTCGGTCGCCTCCCGAGGCGGATTGTCGCCGCTGCTGGCCTGGATCGACCGACTCGCCCACGGCGCGAACAACTCACACCTTGCCGATGATCTTCACCGGTGGATCGTGCAGACCGCGTTGGCCGGCGGCCTGGAGTCCGTGGCCCTCAAACGCCTGTGCGCAACCCTCAGCCTTCATTTTGGGGAACCCCCACCGGGCATGATTTTGAGCGAGTCACAGTATTTTGGGACAATTCTTGATAACACTATCAACGTAGAAGTTGAGAGTGCAGCTCCGCCGCTGGGGGACGAAGTGAACCGCACGACCGTGATCACGTCCACCCAGACCGTCGAGAGCCCGGATCCGATCCGGGGCGGGGTGCCGTCGCGCAATCTCGACTTCACCGGGCGCGACACCATGATCGCCGAGCTGCGCCAACAACTCGTCACCTACTCGAAGGCCGCCGTGGTTCCCCAGGCCCTTTTCGGCATGGGTGGAGTGGGAAAGACGCAGATCGCCACGGAGTACGTGTACCAACATGCCGAGTCCTACGACCTGGTGTGGTGGATCTCCGCTGAACAGTCCTCGATGATTCGAGCCTCATTGGCGATGCTGGGCGAACGGTTGGCCCTGCAGCCCAACGAGGACATGCATCTCACAGCCAAGGCCGTGCTCGACGCCCTGGCCACCTCGCCCCGCCGTTGGCTGCTGGTCTATGACAACGCCGACGAACACGCCGACATCCGCGAACTGCTGCCGTCCGCCGGTGGGCATGTCATCATCACCTCCCGCAACCGGGAGTGGGCCGACGTCTACAAGGGCATCGAGGTCACGGTCTTCGACCGTACCGAAAGCATCGAACTCGTCGGCAAGCGCAGCACCGGCATCACCCAGGACGAGGCCGACCTGCTCGCCGAACGCCTCGGCGACCTTCCCCTGGCTCTGGCCCAGGCCGCCGGCTGGCTGCGCAACACCGGAATGCCTGTCGGTCGGTACGTCGAACTCCTGGAGGCTCGCCTCGACGAGCTGATGCGCGAGAAGTCCTCGGACTACCCCACCACGATGTCGGCGATCCTCAGCGTGGCGCTGGAGAAGTTGCGGGCTGGCAGCGTGCCCGCAGCCGGTCAGTTGCTGGAGCTGTTCGCCTATCTGAGTCCGGATCCGATTTCGGCCGACTCGTTGCGTGCGGGACGTGGCGCGCACGTGACCGAGCCGCTCGCCTCCGCCCTCAACGACGAGATCGAGATGGGTCGGGCCATCCGCGAACTCGGCCACCACAGCCTCGCGCGTGTCGACCCGAACCGCCAGAGACTTCAGGTCCACCGCCTCGTGCAAATGGTCCTTCGCACCGAGCTTCGGGGCGACCGACAAGAAGCGGCCCTGGCCAACGTCCGCCGCATCCTCGCCGCCGCCAACCCCGGATACCCCGAGAAGAACCGGACCTGGGAAGCACACGCGGAGATCGGGCCGAACATCCAACCGGCCGACCTCATCGGTGCGCCCTGGAAGGACGCACGACAGGTCGTCCTCGACCAGATGCGCTACCTCTACATCACCGGCGACTACCGGGCCAGCCGGGAACTCGCCGAACGCGCGACCCAACGCTGGTCGGCCCCGGAATCCGAAGGCGGCCTCGGCAACGACCACATCCAGACCCTCCTGGCCAACCGCCACCTGGCCAACGCGCTACGCGAACTCGGCTTCCACGAACGGGCCGGCCAGATCCTCGAGGACACCTTCGACCGCCTCCGGCGCAGCCCCGAATACGGCGAGGACCATGAGCACACTGTCAGTGTCGGCCTGGGCGTGGGTGCCATCCTCCGCATCGAGGGCGATTTCCACACGGCGCTAGAGCGTGATGAGGAGAACCTCAGACGGGCGCGCCGGGTCTACCGGGACGAGAACAACGAATACGTCCTCAGTGCGAAGACCAATGTCTCGGCCGCCAAGCACGCACTCGGCGACTTCAAGGGCGCACATGAGATGGATGTCGAGGTGGTTCGTCTCAAACAGGAAACCATGGGGCGCAACGACTCCAGTACCTTGTGGTCCGTGAGCAAGTTGGCTCGTGACCTCTACCGCCTGGGTCAGTACGAAGAGGCGCTGAAGCTTCAGAGCGAAGCGCTACCCAAGCACCGCGCCGCGCTGGGGCCGAACCACAATCACGTCCTCATCGCGAACCGCACGGTAGTGATCTGCCTCCGTAAGACGGGGCGGTACGACGAGGCGGCCAGCAAGGCTCGGGAACTCCATCATGCCTATCATGCGCACTTCGGCCCCGACAACCAGAACACACTGGCAGCGACCATGAGCTACGCGAATGTCCTTCGGTCGGTGTCCCAGTTCGGGCGGGCACTCACTATGGCCAGGGAGGCGGTGGACGCCTACGCGAGGACATTCCATCCCCGGCACCCTTTGACCCTGATGGCGGCCGTCAACCTGGGGATCATCCTCCGGGCCACCGGCGACCGCCGGGCGGTACGGCAACGGGACGCCATGACCTACGACGTGATGCTCGAAGCGCTGGGTTCGGATAACCCGTTCACGCTGTGCGCCGCCAACAGTGTCGCGAACAACCTGGCGAACGATCACAAGCTGGACGCCGCGCGGGAACTCAGCACGACCACCTTGGAAGCCTCCATCCGGGTACGCGGACGCGTGCACCCGTACACGTTGGCGTGTCAGGTCAACGCCGCTCTGGACATGCAGGCGACCGGCGACACTGCGGCCGGTGAGCGGCTGCACTCCGACGCCGTGGCGAAACTGGCTGAGCTGCTTGGCCCGGATCACCCGGACACGGTGCAGGCGCGGCAGGAGCAACGGGTCGAGTGCGACATCGAGGCACCCTCGATCTGA
- a CDS encoding phosphorylase family protein has translation MNTHSTVVGEWPMAPVSVGIVTALPVEYAAMRLVVEDLRTRTVDDDRNHYQSGWLSSSDPGRPHRVVVTVLPEDGTRNAAAICADLLRSFPSVRCVVMAGIAGGVPAPAAPDRHVRLGDVISATGGVVDFDHVRTVDGADHLRRAVSGLSTDLLRADRELQTGELGGDRPWESWLSGDTLPARFARPPADTDVLRRAGQVVHHPDDGRTPGLPRVHRAAIGSADRLLRDAVRRDALAARHGIRAVEMESSGIAVGAALRSAQWYAVRGIADYCDGAKNDLWHPYAALAAAAYVRSLLGACHPFPGPAAPAPAMTAELSHESLRLIVDALLDIEQLRDEGDRRAFVACLPRGIALAVAHSPRALIHTTAIVRSCAQHRAGRAGLLQALRMIVPEESVASAQAVRLIESLWPDRAQPGE, from the coding sequence ATGAACACACACTCCACAGTGGTGGGAGAATGGCCCATGGCCCCGGTGAGCGTCGGCATCGTCACTGCACTGCCCGTCGAGTACGCCGCGATGCGTCTCGTGGTCGAGGACCTGCGGACCCGCACGGTCGACGACGACCGCAACCACTACCAGTCCGGTTGGCTGTCGAGTTCGGATCCGGGCCGGCCGCACCGGGTGGTCGTCACCGTGCTCCCCGAGGACGGCACCCGCAACGCAGCGGCGATCTGCGCGGACCTGCTGCGCAGCTTCCCCAGCGTGCGGTGCGTGGTCATGGCCGGCATCGCCGGCGGCGTCCCGGCCCCCGCCGCCCCCGACCGGCACGTCCGCCTCGGCGACGTCATCTCCGCCACCGGCGGCGTCGTGGACTTCGACCACGTCCGCACCGTCGACGGCGCCGACCACCTCCGCCGGGCGGTCAGCGGCCTGTCCACCGACCTGCTGCGCGCCGACCGCGAACTGCAGACGGGCGAACTCGGCGGCGACCGACCCTGGGAGTCGTGGCTGTCCGGCGACACCCTCCCGGCCCGCTTCGCCCGCCCACCCGCCGACACCGACGTCCTGCGCCGCGCCGGCCAGGTGGTGCACCACCCCGACGACGGCCGCACCCCCGGCCTGCCCCGAGTGCACCGGGCCGCCATCGGCAGCGCCGACCGACTCCTGCGCGACGCCGTCCGCCGCGACGCGCTCGCCGCCCGGCACGGCATCCGCGCCGTGGAAATGGAATCCTCGGGCATCGCCGTCGGCGCGGCACTCCGCTCCGCCCAGTGGTACGCCGTACGCGGCATCGCCGACTACTGCGACGGGGCCAAAAACGACCTGTGGCACCCGTACGCCGCACTGGCCGCCGCCGCCTACGTCCGGTCCCTGCTGGGCGCGTGCCACCCTTTCCCGGGGCCTGCTGCCCCCGCCCCGGCGATGACCGCCGAACTGTCGCACGAGAGTCTGAGGCTGATCGTCGACGCGCTGCTGGACATCGAACAGTTGCGCGACGAGGGCGACCGGCGGGCGTTCGTGGCGTGCCTGCCCCGGGGGATCGCCCTCGCCGTCGCGCACAGCCCACGGGCACTGATCCACACGACGGCGATCGTCCGCAGTTGCGCGCAGCACCGCGCGGGCAGAGCCGGACTCCTGCAGGCCCTGCGCATGATCGTGCCGGAGGAGTCGGTGGCGTCCGCCCAGGCGGTCCGCCTCATCGAGAGCCTCTGGCCGGACCGGGCGCAACCGGGAGAGTAA
- the fxsA gene encoding FxSxx-COOH cyclophane-containing RiPP peptide, translating to MRDTTGDEVVLADQDEVLIDVTKLPLTELLAVGDTVLAGALRRVLRELDSPMDVSAGFSSYQR from the coding sequence ATGCGTGACACCACCGGCGACGAGGTCGTCCTGGCTGACCAGGACGAGGTCCTGATAGACGTGACGAAGCTGCCCCTGACCGAGCTGCTGGCCGTCGGGGACACAGTGCTGGCAGGCGCGTTGCGTCGGGTGCTCCGGGAGTTGGACAGTCCGATGGACGTCAGCGCTGGCTTCTCGAGCTATCAGCGATGA
- a CDS encoding SigE family RNA polymerase sigma factor: MRRSEEAAYREYVVARMDTLRRVAYLLCRDWHTADDLVSITLLKLYRHWRRAERVEGLDGYVRRIMLNAWIDEQRRPWRREEAVEELPETPVTDAQPSGDVTLLELLGDQPPRRRAVLVLRFYCGMSVSQTAELLGCSEGTVKSQTSRGLDALRPLVSRLENH, from the coding sequence ATGAGGCGTTCGGAGGAGGCGGCGTACCGAGAGTACGTCGTGGCCAGGATGGACACGCTGCGCCGCGTGGCGTATCTGCTGTGCCGTGACTGGCATACCGCTGACGACCTGGTGTCGATCACGCTGCTGAAGCTGTACCGGCACTGGCGGCGGGCCGAGCGCGTGGAAGGGCTGGACGGGTATGTCCGGCGGATCATGCTCAACGCCTGGATCGACGAGCAGCGCAGGCCGTGGCGTCGCGAGGAGGCCGTCGAGGAGTTGCCGGAGACCCCGGTGACCGACGCGCAGCCGAGTGGCGACGTCACCCTGCTGGAACTGCTCGGGGACCAGCCGCCGAGGAGAAGGGCCGTCCTCGTGCTCCGGTTCTACTGCGGGATGTCGGTCTCGCAGACCGCTGAGCTGCTGGGCTGTTCGGAGGGCACGGTGAAGAGCCAGACCTCGAGGGGGCTCGACGCACTGCGTCCACTGGTCAGCCGGCTCGAAAACCACTGA
- a CDS encoding AfsR/SARP family transcriptional regulator produces the protein MDVRFGILGPVEVSVAGQVLPTMAPRHRAVLSYLVLHAGEVVSTDRLIDAIWGNDPPETCRGQIQVSISAIRKRLSAAGATDVVRTRSAGYVIPRQHQIDAALFADRASDATGPDQLREALALWRGPALADVRAGYVDAARVRWDELRLAAFERLAELELERGRHAEMVDELSRLLDAHPLRERLIELRMLALYRAGQRQAALSAFAGARRRLIEETGLDPRPELVALHDRMLAADPTLDRTGPARPVPAQLPATGSDFTGRADELRALDLLLPEHGAGDPVVISAIDGRGGVGKTALAVHWAHRVRDLFPDGQLYVNLHGYSTVPAVRPVDVLARFLRALGTAPDQIPAGLEEASALYRSLLADARVLVLLDNAHHADQVRPLLPGGAGSLALVTSRDRLTSLTALDGARRLALDVLSPAEGLALLGRIIGAHRVAAEPGPAAELVALCGHLPLAVRIAAAHLADQPDRALAAHNASLRHGDRLTGLEIPGEDRASIRAVFSWSYTALEPGAARLFRLLGLVPGPDFTVAAVAALAGLAAADAARLLDRLVAAHLVDELADGRYTLHDLVRIFAAERAHAEEPAAARDTATEHLHDWYVRIADHAGNRLYPQARRLPVPHPAGEADNPFPDNAAALAALDAELPNLIAATRRGPDRAVWRITDALRGYIWLRKSAADWVSVATTAVTAADRSGDTLARAAAQFALGVALAAASDPTTAHGHFARAARLSARCGWRDGQIAALSSCGATSVEAGQLGRGADHYREVLALEDPARLTGDLLANVGSLFNHLGRLDEAADLLRAGAVPDRPGDGPGALAACTIVLGITTYRRGRYDEAGDLFTDGLALAEKLGYASLEVTALTFLSQISADRGEWAAALRDAEKALALVRRGALRHQVSSVLAALGAVHHHLGDHDLALEHYAAAMDSATDVSSRLGQAGAHLGLAAVHTALGQGGRAVEHGRRALELTEPEGYRFLIAGAHTTLACAHLALGDRVAALAHATSALEIAEEVGHPLGAARAHLILSELDGGDHRAAAHAILRPLRIPDTVAV, from the coding sequence ATGGACGTGCGGTTCGGAATCCTGGGACCTGTCGAGGTGTCCGTCGCGGGGCAGGTCCTGCCCACGATGGCGCCGCGCCACCGGGCCGTGCTGTCCTATCTGGTGCTGCACGCCGGTGAGGTCGTCTCCACCGACCGGCTGATCGACGCGATCTGGGGCAATGATCCGCCGGAGACGTGCCGGGGTCAGATCCAGGTGTCGATCTCCGCGATCCGCAAGCGGCTGTCCGCCGCCGGCGCCACGGACGTCGTGCGGACCCGGTCCGCCGGGTACGTGATCCCCCGCCAGCACCAGATCGACGCCGCGCTGTTCGCCGACCGGGCGTCGGACGCCACCGGACCCGACCAGCTACGGGAGGCCCTGGCCCTGTGGCGGGGGCCGGCGCTGGCCGACGTGCGGGCCGGCTACGTCGACGCCGCCCGGGTCCGGTGGGACGAGCTGCGGCTGGCGGCGTTCGAGCGGCTGGCGGAACTCGAGCTGGAACGGGGCCGGCACGCCGAGATGGTCGACGAGCTGTCCCGGCTGCTCGACGCGCATCCGTTGCGGGAGAGGCTGATCGAGCTGCGGATGCTCGCGTTGTACCGCGCGGGCCAGCGCCAGGCGGCCCTGTCAGCCTTCGCCGGGGCCCGGCGGCGGTTGATCGAGGAGACCGGGCTGGACCCGCGCCCCGAACTCGTCGCCCTCCACGACCGGATGCTGGCCGCGGACCCGACCCTCGACCGCACGGGCCCCGCGCGCCCCGTCCCCGCCCAGCTCCCGGCCACCGGCAGCGACTTCACCGGCCGGGCCGACGAACTCCGCGCCCTGGACCTGCTGCTCCCGGAGCACGGCGCCGGCGACCCGGTGGTGATCTCCGCGATCGACGGCCGGGGCGGCGTGGGCAAGACCGCGCTCGCCGTGCACTGGGCCCACCGGGTCCGTGACCTGTTCCCCGACGGGCAGCTGTACGTCAACCTGCACGGCTACTCGACCGTCCCGGCCGTGCGGCCCGTGGACGTCCTGGCCCGGTTCCTGCGCGCCCTCGGCACGGCCCCCGACCAGATCCCGGCCGGGCTGGAGGAGGCGTCCGCGCTGTACCGGAGCCTGCTCGCCGACGCCCGGGTGCTCGTACTGCTGGACAACGCCCACCACGCCGACCAGGTGCGCCCGCTGCTGCCCGGCGGCGCGGGCAGTCTCGCCCTGGTCACGAGCCGGGACCGGCTCACCAGCCTGACCGCCCTCGACGGCGCCCGGCGGCTCGCGCTGGACGTGCTGTCCCCGGCGGAGGGTCTGGCGCTGCTCGGCCGGATCATCGGCGCACACCGGGTGGCCGCCGAGCCGGGACCCGCCGCCGAACTGGTCGCGCTGTGCGGGCACCTGCCGCTGGCGGTCCGGATCGCCGCGGCGCACCTCGCCGACCAGCCCGACCGGGCGCTCGCCGCCCACAACGCGTCGCTGCGGCACGGCGACCGGCTGACCGGGCTCGAGATCCCCGGCGAGGACCGCGCGTCCATCCGGGCCGTGTTCAGCTGGTCGTACACGGCACTGGAACCGGGGGCGGCGCGGCTGTTCCGGCTGCTCGGGCTCGTCCCGGGGCCTGACTTCACCGTCGCGGCCGTCGCGGCTCTCGCCGGCCTCGCCGCCGCGGACGCCGCCCGGCTCCTCGACCGGCTCGTCGCGGCGCACCTGGTCGACGAGCTGGCGGACGGCCGGTACACGTTGCATGATCTGGTCCGGATCTTCGCCGCCGAACGCGCGCACGCTGAGGAGCCCGCCGCGGCACGCGACACGGCGACCGAACACCTCCACGACTGGTACGTGCGGATCGCCGACCACGCCGGCAACCGCCTCTACCCGCAGGCGCGCCGCCTCCCGGTGCCGCACCCCGCCGGGGAGGCCGACAACCCGTTCCCGGACAACGCCGCCGCCCTGGCCGCGCTGGACGCGGAACTCCCCAACCTGATCGCGGCGACCCGGCGCGGCCCCGACCGGGCGGTCTGGCGGATCACCGACGCGCTGCGCGGCTACATCTGGCTGCGCAAGTCCGCCGCCGACTGGGTCTCCGTGGCCACCACGGCCGTCACCGCCGCCGACCGCTCCGGCGACACCCTGGCCCGGGCCGCAGCCCAGTTCGCCCTCGGCGTGGCCCTCGCCGCGGCCTCCGACCCGACCACCGCCCACGGCCACTTCGCCCGGGCCGCGCGGCTCAGCGCCCGGTGCGGCTGGCGGGACGGGCAGATCGCCGCCCTGTCGAGCTGCGGGGCGACGTCCGTCGAGGCGGGCCAGCTGGGCCGGGGAGCCGACCACTACCGGGAGGTGCTGGCCCTGGAGGACCCTGCCCGGCTCACCGGTGACCTGCTCGCCAACGTCGGTTCGCTGTTCAACCACCTGGGGCGGCTCGACGAGGCCGCCGACCTGCTCCGGGCCGGCGCGGTCCCCGACCGCCCCGGCGACGGGCCCGGCGCCCTGGCGGCCTGCACGATCGTGCTCGGCATCACCACCTACCGCAGGGGCCGCTACGACGAGGCCGGCGACCTGTTCACCGACGGCCTGGCCCTGGCGGAGAAGCTCGGCTACGCCTCACTGGAGGTGACGGCGCTGACGTTCCTCAGCCAGATCAGCGCCGACCGGGGCGAGTGGGCCGCGGCACTCCGCGACGCGGAGAAGGCACTTGCGCTGGTGCGCCGGGGGGCGCTGCGGCACCAGGTGTCCTCGGTGCTCGCCGCCCTGGGCGCCGTCCACCACCACCTGGGCGACCACGACCTGGCGCTCGAGCACTACGCCGCGGCGATGGACAGCGCGACGGACGTGTCGAGCCGGCTCGGCCAGGCCGGCGCGCACCTGGGCCTCGCCGCCGTGCACACCGCCCTCGGGCAGGGCGGGCGCGCGGTCGAGCACGGCCGACGGGCCCTGGAACTCACCGAACCCGAGGGGTACCGGTTCCTGATCGCCGGCGCGCACACGACCCTCGCCTGCGCGCACCTGGCCCTCGGGGACCGCGTCGCCGCCCTCGCCCACGCGACCTCGGCGCTGGAGATCGCCGAGGAGGTCGGGCACCCGCTGGGGGCGGCCCGCGCGCACCTCATCCTGTCCGAACTGGACGGCGGCGACCACCGGGCCGCCGCACACGCCATCCTGCGCCCGCTGCGGATCCCCGACACCGTGGCCGTCTAG
- a CDS encoding FxsB family cyclophane-forming radical SAM/SPASM peptide maturase, with product MLKVHQHCNLACDYCYVYTMADQSWRDRPAMMSTPVWTAAVRRVAEHVTTHRLPAATVVLHGGEPLLAGTAHLTGLAAALRRAVPPDTRLGISVQTNGVLLTEPALCALTDAGIRVGVSLDGPDPDNDRRRRHVDGRGSSAEVRRALDLLASSRYRPWFTGVLCTIDLDADPVACYEALLESAPPAVDFLLPHANWTSPPPAGAPYGEWLVRVFDRWYDAPVKEAGVRFFEEIIHLVLGMDSRSEQVGLSPANMVVIETDGAIEQVDSLKSAYPGAAATGLSVLTDPLDAALRHPGVIARQIGLAALCQECLACPIHLICGAGHYAHRYRPGTGFHNPSVYCADLLRLIGHVHHRLGTDLARRDVG from the coding sequence GTGCTGAAGGTGCACCAGCACTGCAATCTGGCCTGTGACTACTGCTATGTGTACACGATGGCAGACCAGTCCTGGCGGGACCGCCCGGCGATGATGTCGACGCCGGTGTGGACCGCGGCCGTCCGGCGGGTGGCCGAACACGTCACCACCCACCGGTTGCCCGCGGCGACGGTCGTCCTGCACGGCGGCGAGCCCCTGCTGGCGGGCACCGCCCATCTCACGGGGCTCGCCGCGGCCCTACGCCGGGCGGTGCCGCCCGACACCCGGCTCGGGATCTCCGTGCAGACCAACGGCGTCCTGCTCACGGAGCCGGCTCTGTGCGCCCTGACCGACGCCGGGATCCGGGTCGGGGTGAGCCTGGACGGGCCGGACCCCGACAACGACCGCCGTCGCCGGCACGTCGACGGCAGGGGCAGCTCCGCGGAGGTGCGCCGGGCCCTGGACCTGCTCGCGTCGTCCCGCTACCGGCCGTGGTTCACCGGCGTGCTGTGCACGATCGACCTGGACGCAGACCCGGTCGCCTGCTACGAGGCGCTGCTGGAGTCCGCCCCGCCCGCCGTCGACTTCCTGCTGCCCCACGCGAACTGGACCTCCCCGCCACCGGCCGGCGCGCCCTACGGGGAATGGCTGGTCCGGGTGTTCGACCGGTGGTATGACGCGCCGGTCAAGGAGGCCGGGGTGCGTTTCTTCGAAGAGATCATCCATCTGGTACTGGGCATGGACAGCCGCTCCGAACAGGTCGGCCTCAGCCCCGCGAACATGGTCGTGATCGAGACCGACGGCGCGATCGAGCAGGTCGACTCCCTCAAGTCCGCCTACCCGGGAGCCGCCGCCACCGGCCTGTCGGTCCTGACCGACCCGCTGGACGCGGCACTCCGCCACCCCGGGGTGATCGCCCGCCAGATCGGGCTGGCCGCGCTGTGCCAGGAGTGCCTGGCCTGCCCGATCCACCTGATCTGCGGCGCCGGCCACTACGCACACCGCTATCGGCCGGGCACCGGCTTCCACAACCCGTCGGTGTACTGCGCGGACCTCCTGCGCCTCATCGGTCACGTCCACCACAGACTCGGGACGGACCTGGCCCGTCGGGACGTCGGGTGA